In the genome of Spirochaetia bacterium, one region contains:
- a CDS encoding PspA/IM30 family protein yields MSIFSRFMDIVNSNVNALLDKAEDPEKMIKLMIQEMEDTLIELKTSCAATMANEARTKRQVKELEATMHRWQDRAILAIQKGREDLAKEALLEKKKASEKLTKTLTELDNLNEDVKVNKDEISQLNEKLASVKLKYKTMQDRTRRAEEETAARDSMHTNSEVFGHFSQMEEKIDRMNARNELDKTEGEDLEKKFSDLEGMDDIEKELNSLKDKLKDKEELHG; encoded by the coding sequence ATGAGCATATTTTCAAGATTTATGGATATAGTAAACTCAAATGTCAACGCTCTGCTGGACAAAGCAGAAGACCCTGAAAAAATGATCAAGCTCATGATCCAGGAAATGGAAGATACTCTGATTGAACTCAAGACTTCCTGTGCTGCAACAATGGCCAATGAGGCCAGGACAAAAAGACAAGTAAAGGAACTTGAAGCAACGATGCATCGTTGGCAGGATCGTGCAATCCTTGCAATCCAGAAAGGAAGGGAAGATCTTGCAAAGGAAGCTCTGCTTGAAAAGAAAAAAGCAAGCGAAAAGCTGACAAAGACCTTGACCGAACTTGACAATCTCAATGAAGATGTGAAAGTAAATAAAGATGAAATTTCGCAGCTCAATGAAAAACTTGCTTCTGTCAAGCTTAAATACAAAACAATGCAGGACAGGACCAGAAGAGCTGAGGAAGAGACTGCGGCAAGGGATTCAATGCATACAAACAGTGAAGTCTTCGGACATTTTTCCCAAATGGAAGAGAAGATTGACAGAATGAATGCCCGAAACGAACTGGATAAGACAGAAGGCGAAGATTTAGAAAAGAAATTTTCAGACCTTGAAGGCATGGATGACATTGAAAAGGAGCTCAACAGTCTGAAAGACAAGCTGAAGGACAAGGAGGAACTCCACGGATGA
- a CDS encoding PspC domain-containing protein, giving the protein MRYKRDIRDIRRTDDGRIFGVCSGIAHWAQLDARKFELIVFIIVVCTGFFPGALIYLALSLLIPMEGEAYQTRYTRRHHHHHHDSYESTHSSYTSNPYYEEESDEEEEEDTRSTEDLKKEYNDLKRKVEDMESQMFDKERDWDMRFHEDNT; this is encoded by the coding sequence ATGAGATACAAGAGGGACATAAGGGATATCAGGAGAACTGATGACGGCAGAATCTTCGGGGTATGTTCAGGTATTGCCCATTGGGCACAGCTGGATGCCAGAAAGTTTGAGCTGATCGTATTCATCATTGTCGTCTGCACAGGGTTTTTCCCTGGTGCACTTATTTATCTGGCTCTTTCCTTGCTCATTCCAATGGAAGGAGAGGCTTATCAGACAAGGTATACCCGTCGGCATCACCATCACCACCATGATTCCTACGAGTCAACGCATTCTTCCTATACATCAAATCCCTACTATGAGGAAGAAAGCGACGAGGAAGAAGAGGAAGATACCCGGTCAACTGAAGATCTGAAAAAAGAATATAATGACCTGAAGAGAAAAGTCGAAGACATGGAAAGTCAGATGTTTGACAAGGAACGGGATTGGGATATGAGATTCCATGAGGACAACACATGA
- a CDS encoding DUF4097 domain-containing protein, whose protein sequence is MIRDTKSNKIFMLSVLILVMLLIAYQHHLGNDSKKVEGLEATHIVVSSSAADINIWPDTHAKSITVESSGPGADDLVVQQTGDKLEIKLNDKTWTAAFLSKKTPVINLTVPTSFTDLSIQSLSGNISFFAALNADTISLKATNGNISTEDLKVKDHITISAVNGNIRVPTLDAKDVVIETVHGDIESQKVAVNQLSAKTVSGNIDLDQITKALQVNLHTTTGDISAYTSMPPQQIQAKTGIGSIKINGKDAKSPYQYTTKATGVQFSCTADTGNIELTYPQ, encoded by the coding sequence ATGATCCGGGATACAAAATCGAACAAGATCTTCATGCTTTCGGTCCTTATCCTGGTTATGCTCCTGATTGCTTACCAGCATCACCTTGGAAATGACAGCAAGAAAGTCGAAGGCCTTGAAGCTACGCACATTGTCGTTTCCTCTTCTGCAGCTGATATCAACATATGGCCGGATACACATGCAAAGTCAATAACAGTGGAAAGCTCTGGCCCAGGAGCAGACGATCTTGTCGTGCAGCAGACAGGAGACAAGCTCGAAATCAAATTGAATGACAAGACATGGACTGCAGCTTTCCTTAGCAAAAAGACGCCTGTTATCAACCTTACGGTTCCGACTTCATTCACGGACCTCAGCATCCAAAGCCTGTCAGGAAATATCAGTTTCTTTGCAGCTTTGAATGCAGATACCATCAGTCTGAAGGCTACCAACGGGAACATCAGCACAGAAGACCTGAAAGTCAAAGACCATATCACGATCTCCGCTGTCAATGGCAACATCAGGGTGCCGACACTTGATGCAAAAGATGTTGTGATAGAAACTGTCCATGGCGATATCGAATCTCAAAAAGTTGCTGTAAATCAATTGTCTGCAAAGACAGTTTCCGGAAATATTGACCTTGACCAGATTACGAAAGCCTTGCAAGTCAATCTTCACACAACTACCGGAGATATTTCTGCTTACACGTCGATGCCTCCCCAGCAGATTCAGGCAAAGACAGGTATCGGTTCAATCAAGATAAACGGTAAGGATGCAAAATCTCCTTATCAGTATACGACAAAGGCAACAGGAGTTCAGTTCTCATGCACTGCCGATACAGGCAATATCGAGTTGACCTATCCACAGTAG
- the xylB gene encoding xylulokinase: protein MAITVGIDCGTQSTKVLCYDSEEKKVVATASSSHQLISREDGSREQEASWFSDAIVDCFSQLPSEVRKQIRGIGVSGQQHGFVALDAAGKPLVPVKLWCDTSTAGQCVELTEKLGGKERVFALLGNQILPGYTASKILALKEHDKKTYAKLRHILLPHDFINYFLTGEFVMEQGDASGTALFDVRNRKWSKPVLAAIDAERDLSECLPRVIACTEEAGRVTEKTAALLGIPAGILVSCGGGDNMMGAIGCGCTEEGSLVMSMGTSGTLFGYSDTCITDEKGRLAAFISSSGGYLPLLCTMNCTVVSEQVRKLFGSDVVSFDKLASEAPAGCNGVVFLPYFNGERTPNYPHGEGVLAGLKMGNTSRENIARAALESAVYSMKVGLEAFVEKGFQPKSLLLIGGGSNSKVWAQMVSDIFGLPVSIPAVKETAAFGGALQVLALIDGHTIAETTRAHVKLLSGRHYEPDRALEAAYSRAYAKYRSYDGALSGIFSHV from the coding sequence ATGGCAATTACAGTGGGAATAGATTGTGGAACCCAGAGCACAAAAGTGCTCTGTTATGATTCAGAAGAAAAGAAAGTCGTGGCAACGGCTTCCTCTTCCCATCAGCTGATCAGCAGGGAAGACGGCAGCAGGGAACAGGAGGCCTCATGGTTTTCCGATGCAATCGTCGATTGCTTTTCACAATTGCCTTCCGAAGTCAGAAAGCAGATAAGGGGTATCGGAGTCTCTGGGCAACAGCATGGCTTTGTTGCGTTGGATGCAGCTGGAAAACCTTTGGTGCCCGTGAAGTTGTGGTGCGATACTTCTACGGCCGGACAGTGCGTTGAACTTACGGAGAAACTTGGAGGCAAGGAACGTGTATTTGCCTTGCTCGGCAACCAGATATTGCCTGGGTATACGGCAAGCAAGATACTGGCCTTGAAGGAACATGACAAAAAAACTTATGCAAAGCTTCGACATATACTGCTCCCACATGATTTCATCAACTATTTTCTGACAGGAGAGTTCGTTATGGAGCAAGGGGATGCCAGCGGGACGGCACTCTTTGATGTGAGGAACCGTAAATGGTCAAAACCTGTCCTTGCAGCTATTGATGCTGAGCGTGATCTGAGTGAATGCCTGCCTCGTGTAATTGCCTGTACGGAAGAAGCTGGACGTGTAACGGAAAAGACAGCTGCATTGCTTGGTATTCCTGCTGGTATTCTAGTTTCCTGTGGCGGCGGTGACAATATGATGGGGGCGATAGGGTGCGGCTGTACTGAAGAGGGATCCTTGGTAATGAGCATGGGTACCAGTGGTACTCTGTTCGGTTACAGTGATACTTGCATTACAGATGAGAAAGGCCGGCTTGCGGCATTTATCTCAAGCAGCGGTGGATACTTGCCTTTGCTTTGTACGATGAATTGTACGGTGGTCAGTGAACAGGTACGAAAGCTTTTTGGATCCGATGTGGTGTCCTTTGACAAACTGGCCTCAGAAGCTCCTGCAGGATGCAATGGCGTGGTATTCCTGCCATATTTCAATGGGGAACGAACGCCTAACTATCCTCATGGTGAAGGTGTGCTTGCCGGACTCAAGATGGGGAATACTTCCCGGGAAAATATTGCAAGGGCAGCTCTGGAAAGTGCTGTATACAGCATGAAAGTCGGTCTGGAAGCTTTTGTTGAAAAAGGGTTTCAGCCAAAGAGTCTTCTTTTGATCGGCGGAGGTTCGAACAGCAAGGTATGGGCTCAGATGGTCAGTGATATTTTTGGATTGCCCGTATCAATTCCTGCAGTCAAGGAGACTGCTGCTTTCGGCGGTGCCTTGCAGGTACTGGCACTTATCGATGGACATACCATAGCGGAAACAACAAGGGCACATGTCAAGTTATTGTCTGGCAGGCATTATGAACCTGACAGGGCACTTGAAGCTGCTTATAGCCGGGCTTATGCAAAATATCGCAGTTATGATGGAGCTCTTTCCGGAATCTTCTCGCACGTATAG
- a CDS encoding LacI family transcriptional regulator: MEEKHVTLKDIATAAGVSISTVSHVINNTRYVKQETRKLVEDTMQGLSFERPKPNSKKLKYIGLIVADITEDYSIAVIKAIENHCKALNASVVVNDSEDDPEIEEQNVVKMLSNERISGIIISPVDSTRCPKLLASSHIPVVCFDRKYDRLNKIFFGINNLGTGVFATRYLMSHGCRRIGFIGYPSQIYSVHQRELGYKLEVQEKFPQGHPLIKQIEYFQTDAVEQVMAFLEKEKIDGIICATSGVCHLAVEGIARLGLSIPEDMKVVTYDDNRWLDFLKYPISVITQPTQEIARAAVEQVVNMIEGGDELSSETSEVYFETGFIDRLKTKEN; encoded by the coding sequence ATGGAAGAAAAACATGTGACACTGAAGGATATAGCAACTGCGGCGGGAGTGTCGATTTCGACAGTATCACATGTCATCAACAATACCCGGTATGTCAAGCAGGAAACCCGCAAGCTGGTCGAAGATACCATGCAGGGACTATCTTTTGAAAGGCCCAAGCCCAATTCAAAGAAGCTGAAGTATATCGGTCTTATCGTGGCTGATATAACGGAAGATTATTCCATTGCTGTCATCAAGGCAATTGAAAACCATTGCAAGGCACTCAATGCCTCCGTAGTTGTCAATGATTCTGAAGATGACCCGGAGATTGAGGAGCAGAATGTCGTAAAGATGCTCAGCAATGAGCGAATCAGCGGCATCATTATCTCTCCTGTTGATTCTACCCGTTGTCCGAAGCTTCTTGCCAGTAGCCATATACCTGTCGTTTGCTTTGACCGCAAGTATGACCGTCTCAACAAGATATTCTTTGGGATAAACAATTTGGGAACCGGAGTCTTTGCTACCAGATACCTGATGTCTCATGGATGCAGAAGAATTGGATTCATCGGATATCCTTCCCAGATTTATAGTGTCCATCAAAGGGAACTTGGCTATAAGCTTGAAGTGCAGGAAAAATTCCCTCAGGGACATCCGCTCATAAAGCAGATTGAATATTTCCAGACTGATGCGGTGGAACAGGTCATGGCATTCCTGGAGAAAGAAAAGATAGACGGGATAATCTGTGCCACATCAGGGGTCTGCCATCTGGCTGTGGAAGGCATAGCCCGGCTGGGGCTTTCCATTCCTGAAGATATGAAGGTAGTGACGTACGATGACAACAGATGGCTTGATTTCCTTAAGTATCCTATTTCTGTGATAACACAGCCGACACAAGAAATTGCCAGGGCTGCTGTTGAACAGGTAGTCAATATGATCGAAGGTGGTGATGAACTCAGCAGTGAAACTTCTGAGGTATATTTCGAGACGGGGTTCATCGACCGGTTGAAGACAAAGGAAAATTAG
- a CDS encoding ABC transporter permease, producing MNNKNEERGFTSFWSIITRKYSIFFVLVILFIVFSFLNSNFFSVRNLSNVSRQISVTTILAFGETILIICGMLDLSAGSVVAFAGVLSVAAYKVTGMMGVAFLVAIGVGIACNALNGWMITKFSAPPFIATLAMQAMARGGALLFTNGQNIYQIGKYTEVGQGSVGFIPTPLIFLVICLVATWYILRNTAFGRSLYAIGGNEEAAVASGINVKRNKMIAFLINGLFVGVAGVLFMSRVNAGLPNGAINYEFTALTSSIIGGTSFSGGIGTAGGTVVGAFIVGFLNNIMNLQNVNSYLQQVVRGAIIALAVIYDIWTKNRRTSRHLGRIEDQKK from the coding sequence ATGAACAATAAAAACGAGGAGAGGGGCTTTACGTCCTTTTGGTCTATTATTACAAGAAAATACAGTATTTTTTTCGTTCTTGTCATTTTATTTATCGTATTTTCTTTTTTGAATAGTAATTTCTTTTCTGTCAGGAACTTGTCGAATGTTTCTCGGCAAATTTCAGTAACAACCATCTTGGCATTCGGTGAAACCATACTGATTATCTGCGGTATGCTTGATCTTTCTGCTGGTTCTGTCGTTGCTTTTGCTGGTGTTCTTTCTGTGGCGGCTTATAAGGTGACTGGGATGATGGGAGTCGCATTTCTTGTTGCCATAGGTGTAGGCATTGCCTGCAATGCCCTGAACGGATGGATGATTACGAAATTCAGTGCTCCGCCTTTCATTGCTACATTGGCAATGCAGGCAATGGCAAGAGGTGGTGCTCTTTTGTTTACGAATGGACAGAATATCTATCAGATCGGAAAATATACGGAGGTAGGACAAGGATCTGTCGGATTCATTCCGACTCCGCTTATTTTTCTGGTAATTTGCCTTGTAGCGACATGGTATATTTTGCGGAATACTGCCTTTGGTAGATCTCTGTATGCGATAGGTGGCAATGAAGAGGCAGCTGTAGCTTCCGGCATAAATGTCAAGCGCAATAAGATGATTGCATTCCTGATAAACGGTTTGTTCGTAGGTGTTGCTGGTGTCCTTTTTATGTCCCGTGTCAATGCCGGTCTGCCGAACGGAGCAATAAATTATGAATTTACAGCTTTGACTTCATCAATTATCGGCGGTACAAGTTTCTCCGGTGGTATCGGAACAGCGGGAGGTACAGTCGTCGGTGCTTTCATTGTCGGTTTCCTGAACAATATCATGAATCTTCAGAACGTCAATTCTTATTTACAGCAGGTGGTAAGGGGTGCTATCATTGCTTTGGCAGTCATTTATGACATCTGGACGAAAAACAGAAGAACCAGCAGACACCTTGGAAGGATTGAGGATCAGAAGAAATAA